The genomic window GCTGTTCCTCAGTGACGGCCACCGGTTGCACGAATTCGGCGGGGACGAGACCGGCCGGAGTGCGGACTGGGGTGGGATTCATGGCTCGCTCACTAGTCCTTTCTGGGCGGGAACATCGAGTCGGGGCGGTCGCCGGACCAGGACAGCAGCGACACCTTGCCTGCCTGGGCTCCGTCGCCGGCGTCGTGGTCGCCGCAGCCGCAGCCTTCCGAGCTGCAGGCCTCCGGAGCGCCCATGCCCAGGTCCGGGAAGGAATCCATGGCGCGGGCCGGGTCGGTGTCGCCGAAGGGGTCCAGGCCGGCGATGCCGCGCGGAGTCTCCGGGGAGGCGGTCGGGATGACGTAGCGGTCGTCGTACTTGGCGATGGCCAGCAGCCGGTACATGCCCTCGACCTCCTTGCCGGTCATGCCGACGGCTTCCGCGATGGACTCCTGCGGCGGGTTGCCGAGGTTGATGTCGCGCATGTACGAACGCATGGCCACCAGCCTGCGCAGGGACTTTTCCACCGGCCTGGTGTCGCCGGCGGTGAACAGCCCCGCCAGATACTCCAGCGGGATGCGCATGTTCGACAGCGCGGAGAACAGCACCTGGTGGTCTTCGCCGTCGTTGCCGGAGGCGGTGACCTCGTCGACGACCGGCGACAGCGGCGGGATGTACCAGACCATCGGCAGGGTGCGGTACTCCGGGTGCAGCGGCAGCGCCACGTCGTAGGTGAAGATCAGGTCCCAGATCGGGGACTGCTGGGCGGCGTCGATCCAGGAGTGCGGGATGCCCGAGGCCTCCGCGGCGCGGATGACCTCCGGGTCCCGCGGGTCCAGGAACAGCGACTTCTGTGCCTCGTACAGGTCCTGCGGATCCGGGGTGGCGGCGACTTCGGCGACGCGGTCGGCGTCGTAGAGCAGCACACCGAGGTAACGCAGTCGGCCGACGCACGTCTCCGAGCACACGGTCGGCTGGCCGACCTCCAGGCGCGGGTAGCACAGAGTGCACTTCTCGGCCTTGCCGGACTTGTGGTTGAAGTAGACCTTCTTGTACGGGCAGCCGGAGACGCACATGCGCCAACCGCGGCACTGGTCCTGATCCACCAGCACGATGCCGTCCTCCGAACGCTTGTACATCGCGCCCGAGGGGCAGGAGGACACGCACGTCGGGTTCAGGCAGTGCTCGCAGATGCGCGGCAGGTAGAACATGAAGGAGTCCTCGATCTCCTTCTGCACCGACAGGTTCATCTGTTTGAGCACCGGGTCCTGCTCCAACAGTTCCTGCGAACCGCCGAGATTGTCGTCCCAGTTCGACGACCAGGAGATGGTGTCGATCGGACGGCCGTCGATCTGTGAGACCGGGCGGGCCGTCGGCTGCGTGTGCAGCCCCTTCGGGGCGGTCAGCAGCTTGTCGTACTCATAGGTCCACGGCTCGTAGTAGTCCTCGATCGTGGGCAGGTTCGGGTTGTGGAAGATGGTCAGCAGCTTCTTCAGCCGGCCGCCGGCCTTGGGCTTGAGCTTGCCGTTCGGGGTGCGGACCCAGCCGCCCTGCCACTTCTCCTGATCCTCCCAACCGCGGGGATACCCCAGACCCGGGCGGGTCTCGACGTTGTTGAACCAAATGTATTCGGTTCCCTGACGGTTGGTCCATGCCTGCTTACAGGTGACGGAGCACGTGTGGCATCCGATGCACTTGTCCAGGTTCATGACCATCGCGATTTGTGCCATTACCTTCATTAAAACTGCACCTCCTGGGAGCGGCGACGGATGCGGGTGACCTCGTCGCGGTTGTTGCCGGTTGGGCCGATGTAGTTGAAGCCGTAGGTCAGGTGGCCGTAACCGCCGGCGACGTGGATCGGCTTGATCATGATGCGGGTCAAAGAGTTGTGGGTGCCGCCGCGGCGGCCGGAGCGTTCGTTGAGCGGGGTGCCCACCGTGCGTTCCTGCGCGTGGTTCATGATGACCGTCCCCGCCGGGATGCGGTGGGAGACGATCGCGCGGGCGGAGACCACGCCGTTGCGGTTGTAGGCCTCGATCCACTCGTTGTCCTTGACGCCGATCTTCTCGGCGTCCTTGTCCGACATCCACACCACCTGGCCGCCCCGGGAGATCGACAGCACGTGCAGGTTGTCGAAGTACTGCGAGTGGATCGACCACTTGTTGTGCGGGGTCAGGTAGCGGACCGTGACCTCCGGGTTGCCGTCCTCGCCGCGCACGAGCTCACCCGGGTTGTTCTCCCCGTTGAGGTGGAGGCGATCCAGCGGCGGGCGGAAGATCGGCAGCTGCTCGCCGTAATCGATGTACCAGTCATGGTCGAGGTAGTAGTGCATGCGGCCCGAGAGGGTGCGGAACGGCCGATCCCACTCGATGTTGATGGAAAACGCGGTGTACCGGCGCCCGCCCCGCTTGTCGGCGGACCACTCCGGCGAGGTGATCACCTCCGTCGGGCGTTCCTTGACGGCGTCCCAAGTGATCTTGGTCTGCTCGTTGCCGGCCACCAACGGCGTCATGTCCGTGCCCACGCGCTTGCCCTGGTTGCGGAAACCCTCGAGCGCGACCTCGCCGTTGGACACGCCGGACAGGTGCAAAATCAACTCGATCACCTTGATTTCAGTGTCCAAGTCCGGGCGCACGCCCGCCGACGCCGTCTCCGAGGCGCCGTTGATCAGGGCCATTTCCTGGGCCTGCTTCGTCACGTCGTAATCGGTCTCGTGGACGCTGGTGCCCTTCTCCTCGGTCAGGGGGCCGAAGTGCATCCATTTCTCGAAGACCTTGGTGTAGTCGCGCTCCACCGGAATGAGCTTGGCCATGTTCTTGCCTGGCTGCAGGCCCTCCTTCTCGACGTCGGGGACCATGCCGTTGGCCATGTTCAACTCGTCCGCCGAGTCATGGGCCAGCGGGGAGGCGATGATGTCCGTCTGGGTGCCGAGCCAACGGGTCGCCATCTGCGAGAACGCGTCGGCCAGATCGCGGAAGACCTCGAAGTCCGTGCGCGCCTCCCACGGCGGGTTGATCGCCGCGTTGAAGGAGTGGATGAACGGGTGCATGTCCGTGGTGGACAGATCGTGCTTCTCGTACCAGGTCGCCGCAGGCAGCACGATGTCAGAGACCAGCGTGGTGGAGGTGTTGCGGAAGTCCGTGGTCAACATCAGGTCGAGCTTTCCTTGCGGGGCCTCGTCGTGCCAGACGAGGGACTCGGGGCGCTCGTGCGGCTCGAGTTCCTTCGCGGTGGCGTCCGAATCCACGCCCAGCATGTGACGCAGGAAAAACTCCGTGCCCTTGGCCGAGGAGCCCATCAGGTTGGTGCGCCAGTTGAGCAGGATACGCGGCCAGTTCTCCGGGGCGTCCGGATCCTCGGCCGCGAACTTCATGTTCCCGCTCTCCAGCTCCGAGACGATGTAGTCCTTGACGTCCATGCCCGCTGCCTCAGCCTGGTCTGCCAGCATCAACGGGTTGCGGTCGAACTGCGGGTACGACGGCATCCAGCCGCGCTTCATCGACTCGATCAGCGTGTCGGACAGCGACTTGTCGCCGACGGCGTCCCGGTTCGCCAACGGCGACGCCAGCCGGGAGGCCTTCGAGTTGTCGTAGCGCCACTGGGAGGTCGTCAGATAGTAGAAGCCGGTAGTGATCATCTGGCGCGCCGGGCGCTGCCAGTCGAGGGCGAAGGCGTACTGCGACCAGCCGTTTTGCGGGCGCAGCTTCTCCTGGCCGACGTAGTGGGCCCAGCCGCCGCCGTTGACGCCCTGGGTGCCGCACATGGAGGTCAACGCCAGGAAGGTGCGGTAGATGTTGTCGGCGTGGAAGTAGTGGTTGACGCCGGCGCCCATGATGATCTGGGAGCGTCCCTGTGAGTCCGCGGCGTTTTGTGCGAACTCCCGGCCGATGCGGATCGCGGCGTTGGCGGGCACGCCGGTCAGACCTTCCTGCCAGGCCGGGGTGCCCGGGGTGGAGGCGTCGTGGAAGTCGGCGGGCCATTCGCCCGGCAGGTTCAGCTCGGGTCGGGGCACCGCGTAGTTGGCCAGCATGACGTCGAAGACGGTGGTGACCAGCTGGTCGCCCACCCGGCGGACGGGCACGCCGCGGGCGACGATGCCGGCGCCGATGGGGCCGTTGCCGTCGACGTCGTCGGGGTTGGCGTCGAGGTCAAAGCGTGGCATGAGCACCTCGGCGGTGTCGAAGTCCTCGGTGTCGGCGATGGACATGACGGGGTCCAGCCCCTCGAGGCTGAGATTCCACTTGCCTTCGCCTTCGTCGCCGTAGCGGTCGGCGATGGTTCCGCCCGGGTCGACGACGCGGCCGTCGGCCTCCATCATGAGCAGACGGTGGGCGGCGTTCGGGGTGCCGGCGAGCTCTTCGTCGACGCCGGTCAACTGGGAGGCCGTGAGGAACTTGCCGGCGGTGTAGCCGCCGTCTTCGCGCTGATCCAGCGAGATCAAAAATGGCGCGTCGGTGTACTTGCGCATGTACTCCAGGAAGTACGGCTCCTGTTTCTCCACGTGGAATTCCTTGAGGATGACGTGGCCCATGGAAAACGCCAGGGCCGCGTCGGCGCCGGGGGAGATGCGCAGCCACTCGTCGGCGAAGACGGTGTTATCCGCGAAGTCGGGGGAGACCACGACGACCTTGGTGCCCTTGTAGCGGACCTCCGTCATGAAGTGGGCGTCCGGGGTACGGGTGACCGGGATGTTGGAGCCCCACATCATCAGGTACGCGGAGTTGTACCAGTCGCCGGACTCCGGGACGTCGGTCTGGTCGCCGAAGGTCTGCGGGGAGGCCGGCGGGAGGTCGGCGTACCAGTCGTAGAAGGACAGGGCCACGCCGCCGATCATCTGCAGGAAGCGGGTGCCAGCGCCGTAGGAGACCTGCGACATGGCCGGAATGACCGTGAATCCCGCGATGCGGTCCGGGCCCCACTTGCTGGTGGTGTAGACGTGGGCGGCCGCGGCGATTTCGACGGCTTCGGTGTAGGAGGCGCGGATCATGCCGCCCTTGCCGCGCTGGGAGACGTAGGCGTCGCGCTTGGCCGGGTCCTCGACGATGGAGCGCCAGGCCATGACCGGGTCGCCGTGCTCCCGCTTGGCTTCGCGGTACATGTCCAGCAGGACGCCGCGGACATACGGGTAGCGGATGCGGGTGGGCGAGTAGGTGTACCAGGAGAAGGAGGCTCCGCGGGGGCAGCCGCGGGGCTCGTAGTCCGGCATCTCGGAGCCGGTGGACGGATAGTCGACGGCCTGGGACTCCCAGGTGATCACGCCGTCTTTGACGTAGACCTTCCAGGAGCAGGAGCCGGTGCAGTTGACGCCGTGGGTGGAGCGGACCATCTTGTCGAAGGACCAGCGGTTGCGGTAAAACACGTCCGCTTCGCGCCCACCCTTGAGGAAGATCTGCTGGCCTTCCGAGCCCACGTCACCCTTGCGGAGGAAGCCCCCGAACTTGAACAGCGGGTTGGTGTTGGAGTCATCGGGCTTGGCGGCCTGAGTGTTGGCGGTAGTCAAAGTGTCATCCTTTGCGGCTAGTCGGGGTGAGGCAGTGAGCGAAAGGCCTGTCAGCCAGGGAAGGGGGCGTGAGGCCGAGCGTAATAGATCCAGGCGAGCACGGCGGCGAACGCGAAGAACACGACGCATCCCCAGAAGAAGGTGGCCGGGGCGATCAGGGAGAGCAGGACGCCGGCGATGAAGGGGCCGAAGGCGCCCATCGCGCCGGTCCAGCCGATGACGCCGCCGGCCTGGCGCTTCGGAAGGATCATAGGCATCTGCTTGAAGGAGCCGGCGTTGACCAGCCCGGAGAAGAAGGCCATGACCATCATGGCGATGAAGAACGGGGTGAAGGCGTCCGGGGAGTCCGGGTTCAGGAACAGCGCCGCGGCGGCGGTGGAGACGGTCATGCCGACCAGTCCGATGAAGGTCCAGACGGCGCCGCCGAACTTGTCGCACAGCGGGCCCCACAGGGCGCGGACGCCGGCGCCGACGAGCGGGAAGAGGAAGGCCCAGGCGGCGCCGCGGGGCAGGTCCTCAAGGGCGTAGGTGTCGGCGAGCGGGGAGGAGACGCCGAAGGTGTTGTTGATCAGCAGGGCGAGCTGGGCGGTGAAGCCGGCGAAGGCGCCGAATCCGGCGATGTAGATCACCGTCATGATCCAGGTGTTCTTGTTGCCGAAGATGTCGATCTGCTGCTTGAAGTTGGCGGTGACCGGGACGTCCTTGAGCTGGGTCCAGGCGATGACGGCCATGACGATGGCCCAGGGCACCAGCACGATCGCCGGGTTGTAGACGTACAGGGCCTCGCCGGTGGCGGCGCTGCGGGTGGGGGCGACGAAGCCGATGCCCAGCAGGGTGAAGCCCATCAGCCACGGGCTGACCAGCTGGATGAAGGACATGCCCAGGTTTGACAGGCCGGCCTGCAGCCCGAGGGCGGTGCCGGACTTGGACTTGGGGAAGAAGTAGCCGGTCGACGGCATGAAGCCGGAGAACACGCCGCCGCCGATGCCAGTGAGGAAGGCGAGCGTCAGCAGCCACCAGTAGGAGGTGTCGGTGTTCTGGACGGCGAAGAACCAGCCGAGCATCGGCAGGATGAACAGCAGGGAGGAGAGGGTGACCAGCTTGCGGGTGCCCAGGACCGCGGGCAGGAACATGAAGACCAGGCGGAGGATGCCGCCCGCCAGGCCCGGGATGGACGTCAGCCAGTACAGCTGGCTGGCGGAGAGGTCGAAGCCGATCTGGTTGAGCATCGGGGCGATGGCGGAGACGAGATACCACGTACAGAACCCGATGAAAAGTGTGATCGTTGAGATCCAGAGCGTTTTCCAGGCGATTTTGGAGTCCCACTTCTCGGGGTCTTCCGGGTCCCATCCGTGGAGAACGCGTTGAGATGTGTCCAACGTTGTCATTGTGATCCTCACTAGGAGCGGTGCGGAAATGAATTGTCACCGATTAATTCGTGCAATATTCACCAGGATAATGAAGGCTGACCTGCTCGTCCATTCTTTTCCCCGGCCCATTCCGTGCTTAATTAGAGCATATTGCCATTCGCTAATTCTGGACGAGAAAGAGAGGCGCTGGCAGTGGGCGTGTGTGACGGATCACCAAAGTGCAGCCTGAGAAAAGGTGCTCTTTTATGTGACGAAAATTATATTTTCCCGGGGGTAAAATATGCTCGGAGGTTTTGCGCCGTGCCAATATGGGACGCATGAGAGCCGCCGTCATCGTCGTGTCCGATCGCGTCCACTCCGGGGAGAGGGAGGATAAATCCGGCCCGCGGGCGCGGAAGTTGCTTGCCGACGCCGGGATCGAGGCCGGCCGAGAGGTCGTCGTGCCGGAGGGCAGGGAAGCGGTGGCCCGGGAGATTGACCGCGCCCTAGCGGACGGCGTCCGGCTCATCGTGACCACGGGCGGCACGGGCGTCGGCACGCGCAACCTCACTCCCGAGGTCACCGCCGAGCGGCTGGACTGCCGGTTGACCGGCCTGGAGACGCAGGTGCTCGTCGAAGGGTTGAAGAGTTCGCGCCAGGCGGGACTCTCGCGCGGGCTCATCGGCCTGACTTCCCGGGACGAGCGGGCGGCGCTGATCGTCAACGCCCCCAGCGCCCCCGGCGGGGTCTCGGACAGCCTGGGGGTCGTGCTGCCGCTGTTGGGGAGCATCTTCGAGCGGTTCCAGTGACTGGCTGGGCGATGCGGGGGGGGAACTTCGGGCGCCGGACGGCCGAGACTTCCTGAAGGTAATCCAACGCAGGGATCTCCTTTCGCCCCTCAACTTTGCGCGGGGCGCCGATCGGGTCGTGCGGGGCGATCGGGGCTAGGGGTCCACCGGCGTGGCGGGGTTGATCCCCGGTTGGGGATCGGCGTCGCCAATAGTACGATAAAAGTCGTGACAAATAGGCGATCGGGGGCCACCCCCTCCTGGAGCGCACCCTCGGGGCTGCGTTTCTTCTTCCTGCTCTTCGCAGGAATCTCTGTCCTCACCGGGCTGATCGCCGCCATCGCCCGGCTGGGCCACTGGCTGAACACCCCCGCCGCGGACTTGGCCGTCGACCACGGCCCGCTCATGGTGTTCGGCTTCGTCGGCGGCGCCATCGGTCTGGAGCGCGCCGTGGCGGTGCGCGCCCGCTGGGCATGGCTCGGCCCGGCTGCCTCGGCGGCAGGGGTCGTGACTACCCTGGCGGGCCTGCCCAAAGCGGTGCCGGGCGTGTTCTTCGCGCTGAGCTTCCTGGTGCTCGGCCTGACCTACGTCGTCGTGCACCGACGTCAGCCGACGCTGGCCGTCCTGACTCAGGCCGTCGGCGTCCTCGGCGGCGTCGCGGCGGCGGTTGTCTGGGCCTCCGGAGAGGTGTTCGCCTACGCCATGCCGCTCGGGGTGCTCTTCGCCGTGGCCACCGTCATCGGCGAGCGCCTCGAACTGGCGCGCGTGTCCTTCACCGGCGCGGCCGCCGAGGAGCGGGTCACCGCCCTCGTCCTCGCGCTGGCGGCGTCGTCGCTGGTGTTTCTCGTCCACCCGCAGATCGGCTTCGCCGTCATGGGCGTCGTGCTCATCCTGGTGGCGCTGACCACCGTCCGCGTCGACGT from Corynebacterium maris DSM 45190 includes these protein-coding regions:
- a CDS encoding nitrate/nitrite transporter — translated: MTTLDTSQRVLHGWDPEDPEKWDSKIAWKTLWISTITLFIGFCTWYLVSAIAPMLNQIGFDLSASQLYWLTSIPGLAGGILRLVFMFLPAVLGTRKLVTLSSLLFILPMLGWFFAVQNTDTSYWWLLTLAFLTGIGGGVFSGFMPSTGYFFPKSKSGTALGLQAGLSNLGMSFIQLVSPWLMGFTLLGIGFVAPTRSAATGEALYVYNPAIVLVPWAIVMAVIAWTQLKDVPVTANFKQQIDIFGNKNTWIMTVIYIAGFGAFAGFTAQLALLINNTFGVSSPLADTYALEDLPRGAAWAFLFPLVGAGVRALWGPLCDKFGGAVWTFIGLVGMTVSTAAAALFLNPDSPDAFTPFFIAMMVMAFFSGLVNAGSFKQMPMILPKRQAGGVIGWTGAMGAFGPFIAGVLLSLIAPATFFWGCVVFFAFAAVLAWIYYARPHAPFPG
- a CDS encoding molybdopterin-binding protein; protein product: MRAAVIVVSDRVHSGEREDKSGPRARKLLADAGIEAGREVVVPEGREAVAREIDRALADGVRLIVTTGGTGVGTRNLTPEVTAERLDCRLTGLETQVLVEGLKSSRQAGLSRGLIGLTSRDERAALIVNAPSAPGGVSDSLGVVLPLLGSIFERFQ
- the narH gene encoding nitrate reductase subunit beta, with protein sequence MKVMAQIAMVMNLDKCIGCHTCSVTCKQAWTNRQGTEYIWFNNVETRPGLGYPRGWEDQEKWQGGWVRTPNGKLKPKAGGRLKKLLTIFHNPNLPTIEDYYEPWTYEYDKLLTAPKGLHTQPTARPVSQIDGRPIDTISWSSNWDDNLGGSQELLEQDPVLKQMNLSVQKEIEDSFMFYLPRICEHCLNPTCVSSCPSGAMYKRSEDGIVLVDQDQCRGWRMCVSGCPYKKVYFNHKSGKAEKCTLCYPRLEVGQPTVCSETCVGRLRYLGVLLYDADRVAEVAATPDPQDLYEAQKSLFLDPRDPEVIRAAEASGIPHSWIDAAQQSPIWDLIFTYDVALPLHPEYRTLPMVWYIPPLSPVVDEVTASGNDGEDHQVLFSALSNMRIPLEYLAGLFTAGDTRPVEKSLRRLVAMRSYMRDINLGNPPQESIAEAVGMTGKEVEGMYRLLAIAKYDDRYVIPTASPETPRGIAGLDPFGDTDPARAMDSFPDLGMGAPEACSSEGCGCGDHDAGDGAQAGKVSLLSWSGDRPDSMFPPRKD
- a CDS encoding nitrate reductase subunit alpha, yielding MTTANTQAAKPDDSNTNPLFKFGGFLRKGDVGSEGQQIFLKGGREADVFYRNRWSFDKMVRSTHGVNCTGSCSWKVYVKDGVITWESQAVDYPSTGSEMPDYEPRGCPRGASFSWYTYSPTRIRYPYVRGVLLDMYREAKREHGDPVMAWRSIVEDPAKRDAYVSQRGKGGMIRASYTEAVEIAAAAHVYTTSKWGPDRIAGFTVIPAMSQVSYGAGTRFLQMIGGVALSFYDWYADLPPASPQTFGDQTDVPESGDWYNSAYLMMWGSNIPVTRTPDAHFMTEVRYKGTKVVVVSPDFADNTVFADEWLRISPGADAALAFSMGHVILKEFHVEKQEPYFLEYMRKYTDAPFLISLDQREDGGYTAGKFLTASQLTGVDEELAGTPNAAHRLLMMEADGRVVDPGGTIADRYGDEGEGKWNLSLEGLDPVMSIADTEDFDTAEVLMPRFDLDANPDDVDGNGPIGAGIVARGVPVRRVGDQLVTTVFDVMLANYAVPRPELNLPGEWPADFHDASTPGTPAWQEGLTGVPANAAIRIGREFAQNAADSQGRSQIIMGAGVNHYFHADNIYRTFLALTSMCGTQGVNGGGWAHYVGQEKLRPQNGWSQYAFALDWQRPARQMITTGFYYLTTSQWRYDNSKASRLASPLANRDAVGDKSLSDTLIESMKRGWMPSYPQFDRNPLMLADQAEAAGMDVKDYIVSELESGNMKFAAEDPDAPENWPRILLNWRTNLMGSSAKGTEFFLRHMLGVDSDATAKELEPHERPESLVWHDEAPQGKLDLMLTTDFRNTSTTLVSDIVLPAATWYEKHDLSTTDMHPFIHSFNAAINPPWEARTDFEVFRDLADAFSQMATRWLGTQTDIIASPLAHDSADELNMANGMVPDVEKEGLQPGKNMAKLIPVERDYTKVFEKWMHFGPLTEEKGTSVHETDYDVTKQAQEMALINGASETASAGVRPDLDTEIKVIELILHLSGVSNGEVALEGFRNQGKRVGTDMTPLVAGNEQTKITWDAVKERPTEVITSPEWSADKRGGRRYTAFSINIEWDRPFRTLSGRMHYYLDHDWYIDYGEQLPIFRPPLDRLHLNGENNPGELVRGEDGNPEVTVRYLTPHNKWSIHSQYFDNLHVLSISRGGQVVWMSDKDAEKIGVKDNEWIEAYNRNGVVSARAIVSHRIPAGTVIMNHAQERTVGTPLNERSGRRGGTHNSLTRIMIKPIHVAGGYGHLTYGFNYIGPTGNNRDEVTRIRRRSQEVQF